A genomic region of Candidatus Methylomirabilota bacterium contains the following coding sequences:
- a CDS encoding glycosyltransferase, whose protein sequence is MTNRRVRALVTARNEADRIAATVSALRSLPQVAHVVVMDDASTDGTASQALTAGATVLQGRRRAGKGRAVDSALLRLPPAGVWLLADADLGHTAARLGPILSEVLEGRADLAVAVLPPARSGGFGLVKRSARRAIRLLSGFQAVEPLSGQRAITQEALQACRPLSAGFGLETGMTIDAVRRGFRVVEIPADLDHRATGRGIAGFAHRGRQGIDILFAVLPRALGFR, encoded by the coding sequence GTGACCAACCGGAGGGTGCGCGCGCTCGTCACCGCCCGCAACGAAGCCGACCGGATCGCGGCCACGGTGTCGGCCCTCCGCTCCCTTCCGCAGGTCGCACACGTGGTGGTGATGGACGACGCTTCTACCGACGGAACCGCCTCCCAGGCCCTGACGGCGGGGGCCACGGTCTTGCAGGGCCGGCGCCGGGCGGGCAAGGGTCGGGCGGTCGACAGTGCGCTTCTCCGGCTCCCCCCAGCCGGGGTCTGGCTCCTGGCCGACGCCGACCTCGGCCACACCGCCGCTCGGCTCGGGCCGATCCTGTCCGAGGTGCTCGAGGGCCGGGCCGACCTTGCGGTGGCCGTGCTCCCTCCGGCGCGGAGCGGTGGGTTCGGGCTTGTGAAGCGGTCGGCGCGACGGGCCATCCGATTGCTGAGCGGGTTCCAGGCCGTCGAGCCGCTGTCGGGACAGCGCGCGATCACTCAGGAGGCGCTCCAGGCCTGCCGGCCCCTGTCGGCGGGGTTCGGGCTGGAGACTGGGATGACGATCGACGCCGTTCGCCGGGGGTTCCGGGTGGTCGAGATTCCAGCGGATCTCGACCACCGGGCTACCGGGCGCGGCATTGCAGGGTTCGCACATCGAGGGCGGCAGGGAATCGACATCCTGTTCGCGGTCCTGCCGCGGGCCCTTGGGTTTCGATGA
- a CDS encoding copper transporter, with protein sequence MISFRYHIFTIVAIFLAVGLGLLFGSSVVQPALIGELRRQTHGLTQDLSDTRAEVSDLKAQVGALQQAGDILPSLDPGTLTGRPVVMVTHDGVDPRLLSQARLSLSEAAVKVVAELSITDRMAVGDESSREALAQLLGMASDTLTPTLQARAAEVLAQRLAVGAPRRAVGPSGPDFLDDLLTANFLTTTPGSPSISRGDLSGIGGKGQLVIVLSGGRGVPLIDPQLFFVPLVEGLVQRGATVGAGESASTEYPFIPALRADGAAGDGTRMVTVDDLDFSVGGAALVLGLERLLLVGQGGNYGIKAGATAALPPLT encoded by the coding sequence TTGATCTCGTTCCGGTACCACATCTTCACGATCGTCGCGATTTTCCTCGCCGTGGGGCTCGGCCTGTTGTTCGGGTCGTCCGTCGTTCAGCCCGCGCTGATCGGGGAGCTGCGCCGGCAAACGCACGGACTCACGCAGGACCTCTCGGACACCCGGGCGGAGGTCAGCGATCTCAAGGCGCAGGTCGGGGCGCTCCAGCAAGCGGGCGACATCCTGCCCTCACTCGACCCGGGCACCCTGACCGGGCGGCCGGTGGTGATGGTCACGCACGACGGCGTGGACCCGCGCCTGTTGTCCCAGGCCCGGCTGTCGCTGTCCGAGGCCGCCGTCAAGGTTGTGGCCGAGCTGTCGATCACCGACCGGATGGCGGTCGGCGACGAATCATCCCGGGAAGCGCTGGCGCAACTCCTGGGGATGGCGAGCGACACACTGACGCCGACGCTCCAGGCGCGCGCGGCCGAGGTGCTCGCCCAGCGCCTAGCCGTGGGCGCGCCCCGTCGCGCCGTCGGGCCGAGCGGACCGGACTTCCTGGACGACCTCCTGACGGCCAACTTCCTGACCACCACGCCGGGTTCCCCTTCGATCTCGCGGGGGGACCTCTCGGGGATCGGGGGCAAGGGCCAGCTGGTGATCGTCCTGTCCGGTGGGCGGGGCGTGCCCCTCATCGATCCGCAGCTCTTCTTCGTGCCGCTCGTCGAGGGCCTGGTCCAGCGCGGTGCCACGGTCGGTGCGGGCGAGAGCGCGTCCACCGAGTATCCGTTCATCCCGGCGCTGCGGGCCGATGGAGCTGCCGGCGACGGCACGCGTATGGTGACCGTGGACGACCTGGACTTCTCGGTTGGTGGAGCGGCGCTCGTCCTCGGGCTGGAGCGACTCCTGCTCGTGGGGCAGGGAGGCAACTACGGGATCAAGGCCGGAGCGACGGCCGCCCTCCCGCCCCTGACGTGA
- the steA gene encoding putative cytokinetic ring protein SteA, translating to MARVDARTKRLVGRLQPGDVAVLDHEDLDRVSAEGLVGAGVAAVVNAGRSITGRYPNLGPLILLDAGIPLVDGVGPLLLRKVREGDLVKVDGDRVLSGDRLLAVGVRQSEASVRLAMEEARAGLADRFESFARNTVDFMQRERDLLFGGSGLPTLVHELAGRPVLVVVRGYQYKEDLAALGSYIRDVRPVLVGVDGGADALIDAGYLPDLIIGDMDSVSDSALRLALLRPKRLRRKLPTEVVLHAYRDGFAPGQARLEDLGVPYSIVRAAGTSEDVALLLSHEKGADLIVSVGSHGNLREFLDKGRMGMASTFLVRLRVGETLMDAKGVSRVYTPRIRTRDTVFLVGAAIVVMILIIAISPVLSTYVTLLFERFRQWLFHLKELI from the coding sequence ATGGCCCGGGTCGACGCCCGGACCAAGCGCCTGGTGGGCCGGCTGCAGCCCGGCGACGTCGCCGTGCTGGACCACGAGGACCTGGACAGGGTCTCGGCCGAAGGACTGGTAGGGGCGGGTGTGGCCGCCGTGGTGAACGCGGGACGCTCCATCACCGGTCGGTACCCGAACCTCGGCCCGCTCATCCTCCTCGACGCCGGCATCCCCCTCGTCGATGGCGTGGGCCCGCTGTTGCTCCGCAAGGTGAGGGAGGGTGACCTGGTCAAGGTCGATGGTGATCGCGTCCTGTCGGGCGACCGGTTGCTCGCCGTGGGTGTCAGACAGAGCGAGGCGTCGGTCCGCCTGGCCATGGAGGAGGCTCGCGCCGGGCTGGCCGACCGCTTCGAGAGCTTCGCCCGCAACACCGTGGACTTCATGCAACGCGAACGCGACCTCCTGTTCGGGGGGTCGGGGCTGCCCACGCTGGTGCACGAGTTGGCCGGCAGGCCCGTCCTGGTCGTCGTCCGGGGCTACCAGTACAAGGAGGACCTGGCCGCTCTGGGCTCGTACATCCGCGACGTGCGGCCGGTGCTCGTCGGCGTCGACGGAGGCGCCGATGCCCTCATCGACGCAGGGTACCTGCCCGATCTCATCATCGGGGACATGGACAGCGTGTCGGATTCGGCGCTGCGGCTCGCGTTGTTGCGGCCGAAACGACTGCGGCGCAAGCTTCCGACCGAGGTCGTCCTCCACGCCTACCGGGACGGATTCGCCCCCGGGCAGGCCAGGCTGGAGGACCTCGGCGTCCCGTATTCGATCGTGCGCGCGGCGGGGACGAGCGAGGACGTCGCCCTGCTCCTTTCCCACGAGAAGGGGGCCGATCTCATCGTCTCTGTGGGCAGCCACGGGAACCTCCGGGAGTTCCTGGACAAGGGGCGGATGGGCATGGCCAGCACGTTCCTGGTGCGCCTGCGGGTGGGGGAAACGCTGATGGACGCGAAGGGCGTGTCCCGCGTCTATACGCCGAGGATCCGGACCCGAGACACGGTGTTCCTGGTGGGGGCGGCGATCGTCGTGATGATCCTGATCATCGCCATCTCCCCGGTCCTGAGCACCTACGTGACCCTCCTGTTCGAACGGTTCCGTCAGTGGCTGTTCCACCTGAAGGAGCTGATTTGA
- a CDS encoding NAD(+)/NADH kinase yields the protein MKAAGFVVHPARETAMAAAKHLSQWFEDRDVQVRWFDPANADARMAGDFAGGLDLILSVGGDGTFLRAAHVASAVGCPVLGVKVGRMGFLTEVEPEEAPPLLELAATGGARIEERLAVLARPESDGFAPQWALNEVIVEKRARHRLVRLALYVGDVYVTTLSADGVIVATPTGSTAYSFSAGGPIVTPAIPCLLVTPVAPHMVFDRTLVIGADDTVNLEVVGDEPGLISADGRESLELPIGSRVRIGAAPNPARLVRRDDAPAFHALVREKFGLPGGER from the coding sequence GTGAAGGCGGCCGGGTTCGTCGTCCATCCAGCCCGCGAGACCGCGATGGCGGCGGCCAAGCACCTGTCGCAATGGTTCGAGGACCGCGATGTTCAGGTCCGGTGGTTCGATCCGGCGAACGCCGACGCCCGGATGGCCGGCGACTTCGCGGGCGGGCTCGACCTGATCCTGTCGGTGGGAGGCGACGGCACCTTCCTGCGGGCGGCCCACGTGGCTTCGGCCGTCGGATGTCCGGTCCTCGGCGTAAAGGTCGGCCGGATGGGATTCCTGACCGAGGTGGAGCCGGAGGAGGCGCCTCCCCTCCTCGAGCTGGCCGCGACGGGCGGAGCAAGGATCGAGGAGCGATTGGCCGTGCTGGCCCGTCCGGAGAGCGATGGTTTCGCGCCCCAATGGGCCCTGAACGAGGTCATCGTGGAGAAACGAGCCCGCCACCGCCTGGTTCGCCTGGCCCTGTACGTGGGGGACGTCTACGTCACGACCCTGTCGGCCGACGGCGTCATCGTGGCCACCCCCACCGGATCCACTGCGTACTCGTTCTCGGCGGGTGGGCCGATCGTGACGCCGGCGATCCCGTGCTTGCTGGTCACGCCCGTGGCGCCCCACATGGTGTTCGACCGGACCCTGGTGATCGGCGCCGACGACACGGTGAACCTGGAGGTGGTGGGCGACGAGCCCGGGCTGATCTCGGCCGACGGGCGGGAGAGCCTCGAGCTTCCGATCGGATCGAGGGTGCGGATCGGGGCGGCCCCCAACCCGGCCCGCCTCGTTCGCCGGGACGACGCCCCGGCTTTCCACGCCCTGGTACGCGAGAAGTTCGGGCTCCCGGGCGGGGAGCGGTAA
- a CDS encoding TlyA family RNA methyltransferase, translating to MTRRRLDAELVRRGLARTRTEAQDAVRNGLVVVGGRSASKPSTLVRSDEALAIAGPPRRYVSRGGDKLDAALERFGVAVAGRDALDAGASTGGFSDCLLQRGAARVVAVDVGYGQLAWELRRDSRVTLLERTNVRDLVPADLPFIPQVVVADLSFISLRLVLPALAEVAMEGADLVLLVKPQFEAGPKDVGAHGVVRDPGVWRRALEQVVAACKASGAMSDKAMTSPLLGPAGNVEFFIHAVKGGLAQPPDLTGAIGEGLRIGGGS from the coding sequence AACGGGTTGGTCGTGGTCGGCGGCCGCTCCGCGAGCAAGCCGTCGACGCTCGTCCGATCGGACGAGGCTCTTGCGATCGCCGGGCCACCCCGCCGGTACGTCTCCCGGGGCGGGGACAAGCTCGACGCGGCTCTGGAACGCTTCGGGGTGGCCGTGGCCGGCCGCGATGCGCTCGACGCCGGAGCGTCCACCGGCGGCTTCTCCGATTGCCTGCTCCAGCGAGGGGCAGCCCGGGTCGTGGCGGTGGACGTGGGGTACGGCCAGCTGGCGTGGGAGCTTCGCCGGGACTCCCGGGTCACCCTCCTGGAGCGCACGAACGTGCGCGACCTCGTTCCGGCCGACCTCCCGTTCATCCCGCAGGTGGTGGTGGCCGACCTCTCGTTCATCTCCCTTCGCCTGGTCCTCCCGGCGCTGGCTGAGGTGGCGATGGAGGGCGCCGACCTCGTGCTGCTGGTGAAGCCGCAGTTCGAAGCGGGGCCGAAGGACGTGGGCGCGCACGGCGTGGTTCGCGACCCGGGCGTGTGGCGGCGGGCCCTCGAGCAGGTCGTCGCGGCCTGCAAAGCGTCGGGAGCCATGTCCGACAAGGCAATGACGTCCCCCCTCCTCGGCCCCGCCGGAAATGTCGAGTTCTTCATCCACGCGGTCAAGGGGGGTCTCGCGCAGCCGCCCGATCTCACCGGCGCGATCGGCGAGGGCCTGCGCATCGGAGGGGGATCGTGA